From Campylobacter sp. MG1, a single genomic window includes:
- a CDS encoding alpha-2,3-sialyltransferase: MISNFKRDSENLIVVGNGPSLKNIDLSSLPQDYDVFRCNQFYCEDKYYLGKNIKLVMFNPMVIYSQLKTIHEITKKNEYNIEHICLNYINQNWDCNFDLNYFKNKMPFVLILRELLEHKILKEICLLDEYDKLRPTSGILLMLLGKSLGYKNIYFIGMDFAYKTSKQHIGYDKNSNINNIIYNNVVFSNNHSPDIDLKFIENNMFKKLDILNDEQILCENKYNYINDIIIDKSNLVKKYTSKLKKIIKKFKLY, translated from the coding sequence GTGATAAGTAATTTTAAAAGAGATAGCGAGAATTTAATAGTAGTTGGAAATGGGCCAAGTTTAAAAAATATAGATTTAAGCTCATTGCCACAGGACTATGACGTTTTTAGATGTAATCAGTTTTATTGTGAAGATAAGTATTATTTAGGAAAAAATATAAAACTTGTTATGTTTAATCCAATGGTTATTTACTCTCAATTAAAAACTATCCATGAGATTACTAAAAAAAATGAATATAATATAGAGCATATTTGTCTTAATTATATTAATCAAAATTGGGATTGTAATTTTGATTTAAATTATTTTAAAAATAAAATGCCATTTGTTTTAATATTAAGAGAATTATTAGAACATAAAATATTGAAAGAAATTTGCTTATTAGATGAATATGATAAATTGCGTCCAACTTCTGGTATTTTATTAATGTTGCTTGGAAAATCTTTAGGGTATAAAAATATATATTTTATTGGTATGGATTTTGCTTATAAAACAAGTAAACAGCATATAGGATATGACAAAAATAGTAATATTAATAATATAATATATAACAATGTAGTTTTCTCAAATAATCATAGTCCAGATATAGATTTAAAATTTATTGAAAATAACATGTTTAAAAAGCTAGATATTTTAAATGACGAACAAATATTATGTGAAAATAAATATAATTATATAAATGATATAATAATTGATAAAAGTAATTTAGTAAAAAAATATACATCAAAATTAAAGAAAATAATTAAAAAATTTAAATTGTATTAA
- a CDS encoding alpha-2,3-sialyltransferase, whose protein sequence is MIDFKRDSDNLIVAGNGPSLKNIDLNSMPKEYDVFRCNQFYCEDKYYLGKNIKLVMFNPSVIYSQLETLYQLEKNNEYRVEYVCLGIPNKLKINFDLNTLFKRHPYLIILDEILQKDKILFRYLSNIEEWEKMNVTSGIYLIALGIIFGYKNIYYTGIDFYETNQINNAYCYNIPMDGGMHKLIYNKNMVVEKCHSKNIDMETMNFFTKYYNHQITLQKAPNLNSAHNKLAIQKQNNYINDIIVSKYDFTNKKINIFKKIRNKLKKTLSKKYCNNGGKLR, encoded by the coding sequence ATGATTGATTTTAAAAGAGACAGCGATAATTTAATTGTAGCGGGAAATGGACCTAGTCTCAAAAACATAGACTTAAATTCAATGCCAAAAGAATATGATGTATTTAGGTGTAATCAGTTTTATTGTGAAGATAAGTATTATTTAGGAAAAAATATAAAATTAGTAATGTTTAACCCTTCTGTTATATATTCTCAATTGGAAACACTATATCAACTTGAAAAAAATAATGAATATAGAGTTGAATATGTATGTTTGGGTATACCAAACAAACTAAAAATAAATTTTGATTTGAATACATTATTTAAGAGACATCCATATCTAATAATATTAGATGAAATTTTACAAAAAGACAAAATACTTTTTAGATACTTAAGTAACATAGAAGAATGGGAAAAAATGAACGTTACGTCCGGAATATACCTAATTGCATTAGGTATAATATTTGGATACAAAAATATATATTATACAGGTATTGATTTTTATGAAACAAATCAAATAAATAATGCATATTGCTATAATATACCAATGGATGGAGGTATGCATAAACTAATTTACAATAAAAATATGGTTGTTGAAAAATGCCATTCAAAAAATATAGATATGGAAACAATGAATTTTTTTACAAAATATTATAACCATCAAATAACTTTACAAAAAGCACCGAATCTCAACTCTGCACACAATAAACTTGCAATACAAAAACAAAATAATTATATAAATGATATTATTGTTTCAAAATACGATTTTACTAATAAAAAAATAAATATATTTAAAAAAATAAGAAATAAGTTAAAAAAAACATTGAGTAAAAAATACTGTAATAATGGAGGTAAATTAAGGTGA
- a CDS encoding N-acetylneuraminate synthase family protein: MQILNRIIDKNNPALIIAEIGINHGGSLEVAKQMVDAAHRAGIEVVKHQTHIVEDEMSKEAKKVIPGNSNDSIYDIMARCALNEVDELELKKYVESKGMIFISTPFSRAAALRLESFGVGAYKIGSGEMNNYPLLKLIASFHKPTIISTGMNDINSIKKAVKIFKDENTPIALLHTTNLYPTPPHLVRLGAMQEMMNEFPDLEIGLSDHTLNNNSSIAAIALGATIIERHFTDHKNRIGEDIVCSMDENEARELVNAAKELHQMKGGKKEAAKEEKVTIDFAFATCVSIKPIKKGEMFSVDNLWVKRPGTGEILAEHYESLLGKKARYDIENDTHITWDMVNE, from the coding sequence ATGCAAATTTTAAATAGAATTATAGATAAAAATAATCCAGCACTAATTATTGCGGAAATTGGTATTAATCATGGTGGTAGCCTTGAAGTTGCTAAACAGATGGTAGATGCAGCTCATCGTGCAGGAATTGAAGTTGTAAAACATCAAACCCATATAGTAGAAGATGAGATGAGTAAAGAAGCTAAGAAGGTAATTCCAGGAAACTCAAACGATAGCATATATGATATTATGGCTAGATGTGCCTTAAATGAGGTTGATGAATTAGAGCTTAAAAAATATGTAGAAAGCAAAGGTATGATTTTTATATCAACCCCATTTAGTCGTGCAGCAGCTCTTAGATTAGAGAGTTTTGGAGTAGGTGCATATAAAATAGGTTCTGGCGAGATGAATAATTACCCACTTTTAAAATTAATTGCTAGTTTTCATAAGCCTACAATTATTTCAACAGGTATGAATGATATAAATTCCATTAAAAAAGCTGTGAAGATTTTTAAAGATGAGAATACCCCTATTGCATTACTTCATACTACAAATCTTTATCCAACACCACCACACTTAGTAAGGCTTGGGGCTATGCAAGAGATGATGAACGAATTCCCTGATTTAGAAATTGGACTTAGCGATCATACTTTAAACAATAACTCATCAATTGCAGCTATTGCTTTAGGAGCAACGATAATTGAAAGACATTTTACCGATCATAAAAATAGAATTGGTGAAGATATAGTTTGTTCTATGGATGAAAATGAAGCAAGAGAGCTTGTAAATGCTGCAAAAGAACTTCATCAAATGAAAGGTGGCAAAAAAGAGGCAGCTAAAGAAGAAAAAGTAACCATTGATTTCGCATTTGCAACTTGTGTAAGCATAAAACCTATTAAAAAAGGAGAGATGTTTAGCGTGGATAATCTTTGGGTAAAACGCCCTGGAACAGGTGAAATACTAGCTGAACATTATGAAAGTTTATTGGGTAAAAAAGCAAGATATGATATAGAAAATGATACTCATATAACTTGGGATATGGTAAATGAGTAA
- the neuC gene encoding UDP-N-acetylglucosamine 2-epimerase, translating into MSKKILFVSGTRADWGKIKPLINEIDKCENFSYMIYTCGMHLLEQFGSTYKEIIKDGFSNLYLAKKYETNKTDINLSHFISDFSEFVSSYKPDMIVIHGDRPEALGGAIVGAFNNILVAHIEGGEKSGTIDDSIRHSVTKLSHIHFVANDEAKARLIQLGEDEKTIFVIGSADIDVMLSDNLPNLDDVKSYYNIEFKDYAIFSFHPVTTEVHSMQYQIENLIQLLINSNKNYICIYPNNDLGSDIILNELKKLKTNSKFKLFPSIKFEKFLTLLKNAEFIIGNSSAGIREARVYGTYCINIGSRQNSRVKENIKYIKTFKSDDMQLLDFIKTHNFNIKNKDNSFSSGNCASEFLKILNNKKTWKINLQKRFNDL; encoded by the coding sequence ATGAGTAAAAAAATACTTTTTGTAAGTGGAACAAGAGCAGATTGGGGGAAAATAAAACCACTTATAAATGAGATTGATAAGTGCGAAAACTTTTCTTATATGATTTATACTTGCGGTATGCATTTACTAGAGCAATTTGGAAGTACTTATAAAGAGATTATTAAAGACGGATTTTCAAATTTATATTTAGCAAAAAAATATGAAACAAATAAAACTGATATAAATTTATCTCATTTTATAAGTGATTTTAGCGAGTTTGTAAGTTCATATAAACCTGATATGATAGTAATTCACGGGGATAGACCGGAGGCTTTAGGTGGTGCTATTGTTGGAGCATTTAATAATATTTTAGTAGCCCATATTGAAGGTGGAGAAAAAAGTGGCACTATAGATGATAGTATAAGACACTCGGTTACTAAACTATCTCATATACATTTTGTAGCAAACGATGAGGCTAAGGCTAGACTTATTCAACTAGGAGAAGATGAAAAAACTATTTTTGTGATAGGTTCTGCAGATATTGATGTAATGTTAAGTGATAATTTGCCAAATTTAGATGATGTTAAGTCATATTACAATATAGAGTTTAAAGATTATGCAATATTTTCATTTCATCCTGTTACAACTGAAGTTCATTCTATGCAATATCAAATTGAGAATTTAATTCAACTATTAATTAATAGTAATAAAAACTATATTTGCATATATCCGAATAATGATTTGGGTAGCGATATTATTTTAAATGAATTAAAGAAGTTAAAAACTAATTCAAAATTTAAATTATTTCCATCAATTAAATTTGAAAAATTTTTAACACTTTTAAAAAATGCTGAATTTATTATAGGAAATAGTTCAGCTGGTATTAGAGAAGCTAGAGTATATGGGACTTATTGTATAAATATAGGTTCAAGGCAAAATTCAAGAGTAAAAGAAAATATAAAATATATAAAAACATTTAAATCAGATGATATGCAATTACTGGATTTTATTAAAACGCATAATTTTAATATAAAAAATAAAGATAATTCTTTTAGTAGTGGAAATTGTGCAAGTGAATTTCTTAAAATTTTAAATAATAAAAAGACTTGGAAAATTAATTTGCAAAAAAGGTTTAATGATTTATGA
- a CDS encoding cytidylyltransferase domain-containing protein — MKVLAIIPARSGSKGVKDKNIRLVNDIPLMAYTIKAAKTSDICDEVMVSTDSVEYANIAKSYGANVPFLRSEKTSSDTAKTLDCVLEVLDEYKKIGKTFDVLIILQPTSPLRDAEDIKEAFKTFLKHNKSVASVCEGDNVVLLRTISDGKLEKIIEQNSTIRRQDFKKNYKINGAIYINYIKDLDENTSFNDNEIAFIMEKSHSLDIDTEWDLKFAEYLKGTI, encoded by the coding sequence ATGAAAGTTTTGGCAATCATCCCAGCAAGAAGTGGTAGTAAAGGTGTAAAAGATAAAAATATTAGACTCGTAAATGATATTCCTTTAATGGCATACACTATAAAAGCCGCTAAAACAAGTGACATTTGCGATGAAGTAATGGTATCAACCGATAGTGTAGAATATGCAAATATTGCTAAAAGTTATGGTGCTAATGTGCCGTTTTTGCGTAGCGAGAAGACAAGTAGTGATACGGCTAAAACTTTAGATTGTGTTTTAGAGGTTTTAGATGAGTATAAAAAAATAGGTAAAACATTTGATGTTTTAATAATTTTACAACCAACTTCACCACTTAGAGATGCTGAAGATATTAAAGAAGCTTTTAAGACTTTTTTAAAGCATAACAAAAGTGTAGCTAGTGTATGCGAAGGTGATAATGTTGTTTTATTAAGAACTATCAGTGATGGTAAATTAGAAAAAATAATAGAACAAAATAGCACAATAAGACGTCAAGATTTTAAGAAAAACTATAAAATCAACGGAGCTATTTATATAAATTATATTAAAGACTTAGATGAAAATACGAGTTTTAATGATAACGAAATAGCTTTTATTATGGAAAAATCCCATTCACTTGATATAGATACTGAGTGGGACTTGAAATTTGCTGAATATTTAAAAGGAACAATATGA
- a CDS encoding glycosyltransferase family 2 protein, translated as MPLISIILPTYNVEKYIARALESCINQTLKDIEIIVVDDKGQDKSIDIAKEFANRDDRIIIVHNKENLKLLHARAEGVKVATSDLIMFLDPDDELELNACEIAYRAMVDGGGYIIVDMLCFNFCKITNKDKVFENIFIDNIYKTKDFIQYIININKCYWNLCNKVFKKSLYLNILKFNLKNIIMAEDALCFFILLNYTNTIKTLKNNLYLYYQNNLESSTITNNLLKIEHALNDEKYVINIINDFNTIDINMVKLKNNILKKLKNYHNERKMIYYNLKFPYIKSIIKIFYKIIKK; from the coding sequence ATGCCACTAATATCAATAATCCTACCAACTTATAATGTTGAAAAATATATTGCAAGAGCACTTGAAAGCTGCATAAATCAAACTTTAAAAGATATAGAAATAATAGTAGTAGATGATAAAGGACAAGATAAAAGCATTGATATTGCAAAAGAATTTGCAAATCGTGATGATAGGATAATAATTGTTCATAATAAAGAAAATTTAAAGCTTTTGCACGCTAGAGCCGAAGGGGTAAAGGTAGCTACAAGCGATTTAATTATGTTTTTAGACCCAGATGATGAATTAGAGCTTAATGCTTGTGAGATTGCTTATCGCGCAATGGTTGATGGGGGGGGGTATATTATAGTTGATATGCTTTGTTTTAATTTTTGCAAAATAACAAATAAGGACAAAGTATTTGAAAATATATTTATTGATAATATATATAAAACGAAAGATTTTATACAATATATAATTAATATAAATAAATGTTATTGGAATTTATGTAATAAAGTTTTTAAGAAAAGTTTATATTTAAACATTTTAAAATTTAATTTAAAAAATATAATTATGGCAGAGGATGCTTTATGTTTTTTTATACTATTAAACTATACTAATACTATAAAGACATTAAAAAATAATCTTTATTTATATTATCAAAATAATTTAGAATCTTCAACAATAACAAATAATTTACTAAAAATAGAACATGCATTAAATGATGAAAAATACGTAATTAATATAATAAATGATTTTAATACTATAGATATCAATATGGTCAAATTAAAAAATAATATATTAAAAAAATTAAAGAATTATCATAATGAAAGAAAAATGATATATTATAATCTGAAATTTCCATATATTAAAAGTATAATAAAGATATTTTATAAAATAATAAAAAAATGA
- a CDS encoding MBOAT family O-acyltransferase, producing the protein MGGGILGFINFSLFVSFFPQLIAGPIVHYKDMMPQFKNPNNFILRYKNIALGLLFFTIGLFKKVALADYLAPSIDATYSYVESGGVLNLIESWVLTHAYTFELYFDFSGYSDMAIGLALFFNIKLPYNFNSPYKSLSISEFWQRWHMTLGKFLKDYIYIPLGGSRVGKSRQYINLFIVFLISGIWHGAGWGFIIWGSLHGIAICIHKAYMSVFANVTWFKNRLNSKFYKVIMWIITFEFINITWVFFRATSINDALSVVKSMFLVHGQIVLSPNMQRLFKDNPLFAFGKWGEHFTIGQSSMLNAVLLMIAFVLLFRSSHLNIYKKFIFKDRYFVLIGIMLIWCILKLNITAYTKFIYFNF; encoded by the coding sequence TTGGGGGGGGGGATTTTAGGATTTATAAACTTTAGTTTATTTGTAAGCTTTTTCCCACAATTAATTGCTGGACCTATTGTGCATTATAAAGATATGATGCCGCAATTTAAAAATCCAAATAACTTCATATTAAGATATAAAAACATAGCTTTAGGATTATTGTTTTTTACAATTGGCTTATTTAAAAAAGTAGCCTTAGCTGATTATCTAGCACCTAGTATTGATGCAACATATAGTTATGTAGAAAGCGGAGGAGTATTAAACCTAATTGAAAGCTGGGTATTAACCCATGCTTATACATTTGAGCTTTATTTTGATTTTAGTGGATACTCTGATATGGCGATAGGCTTAGCATTGTTTTTTAATATAAAACTTCCATATAACTTTAATTCTCCTTATAAGTCTTTAAGTATTTCAGAGTTTTGGCAAAGATGGCATATGACATTAGGAAAATTTTTAAAAGATTATATTTATATTCCACTTGGTGGTAGTAGGGTTGGCAAATCTAGACAATACATAAATTTATTTATAGTCTTTTTAATAAGTGGAATTTGGCACGGAGCTGGATGGGGATTTATAATATGGGGAAGCTTACATGGAATTGCAATATGTATTCATAAAGCATATATGAGTGTGTTTGCTAATGTTACTTGGTTTAAGAATAGATTAAATAGTAAGTTTTATAAAGTAATAATGTGGATTATTACATTTGAGTTTATTAATATTACTTGGGTGTTTTTTAGAGCTACTAGTATAAATGATGCTTTAAGTGTTGTTAAGAGTATGTTTTTGGTGCATGGGCAAATCGTATTAAGCCCTAATATGCAAAGGCTGTTTAAAGATAATCCTTTGTTTGCATTTGGCAAATGGGGAGAGCATTTTACTATAGGGCAAAGTTCTATGCTAAACGCTGTGCTTTTAATGATAGCTTTTGTTTTGTTATTTAGGTCTTCACATTTAAATATATATAAAAAGTTTATTTTTAAAGATAGATATTTTGTATTAATAGGGATTATGCTGATTTGGTGTATTTTAAAGCTTAATATTACTGCTTATACAAAATTTATATATTTTAACTTTTAG